From the Paenibacillus sp. R14(2021) genome, the window TTCAGCCCTCTAACCGTACGCAAAATGCGAACGACGCCGGCAGCTCCGGCATGGAGGGTGCCGTCCATTTCCACGACATGCATTTTCGTCAGAAGCTGGTCATTGGTTACAGCCGAAAGAACGGGAATCGTCTCATACGTTTCCTCTAAAGATTGTACGGGAATAAACCGCAGTACAGCGGTTGATTGCAGCTCTTTCAACCGGCGCACGCTGGCTAAGCATAAATTGCACGTGCCGTCGTACAGCACAATCAGCTTCTCGCGCCTCTCTTCTTCATCCTGTTTCCGCTTTGCAGCCATCAGACGATGCCGCCTCCTTCTTCCGCACTCTCGGCCTCAGCTGCAGCCCCCTGCTCTTGAGGCACGGGTAGTCCCAAATGCCGATAAGCAAGCGGCGTGACCATTCGTCCGCGCGGTGTCCGCTGCAGAAATCCAATCTGCATCAAGTACGGTTCATATACATCTTCAATCGTTTGCCCTTCTTCGCCGATGGTCGCCGCGATGGTATCAAGTCCGACAGGACCGCCCCGATAGATCGTAATCATCGCCCTAAGCATCTTATGGTCGATGCTGTCCAGACCAAGCGGATCTACTTGGATCAAGCCAAGCGCGGACCGAGCCAGTTCATGCGTTACGATGCCGTCACCGCGCACCTGAGCGAAATCTCGCACGCGCTTGAGCAGCCGGTTCGCGATACGCGGCGTGCCCCGCGAGCGCATGGCAATCTCTCGCGCAGCCTCTCCGATGACGCTGACTCCGAGGATTTCCGAAGCGCGAGATACAATGTAAGACAGCTCATCCACGGAATAGAACTCCAGCCGGCTGACGACGCCGAATCGGTCGCGCAGCGGCGCTGAGAGCAGCCCAGCGCGGGTCGTGGCG encodes:
- a CDS encoding thiol-disulfide oxidoreductase DCC family protein, with the protein product MAAKRKQDEEERREKLIVLYDGTCNLCLASVRRLKELQSTAVLRFIPVQSLEETYETIPVLSAVTNDQLLTKMHVVEMDGTLHAGAAGVVRILRTVRGLKWLAPLYRVPGLRGAADALYRFIAARRYDWFGKTDENCHEGVCTLPGAKKQ
- the ruvB gene encoding Holliday junction branch migration DNA helicase RuvB, whose protein sequence is MDDRIISANLMMEDQAVELSLRPRYLSEYIGQSQVKENLKVFIEAAKLRKEALDHVLLYGPPGLGKTTLSNIIANELGVNLRTTSGPAIERPGDLAALLTNLQEGDVLFIDEIHRLHRTVEEVLYPAMEDFALDIMIGKGPSARSVRLELPPFTLIGATTRAGLLSAPLRDRFGVVSRLEFYSVDELSYIVSRASEILGVSVIGEAAREIAMRSRGTPRIANRLLKRVRDFAQVRGDGIVTHELARSALGLIQVDPLGLDSIDHKMLRAMITIYRGGPVGLDTIAATIGEEGQTIEDVYEPYLMQIGFLQRTPRGRMVTPLAYRHLGLPVPQEQGAAAEAESAEEGGGIV